In Dictyoglomus sp., one DNA window encodes the following:
- the rplQ gene encoding 50S ribosomal protein L17, with translation MRHRKAYRKLSKPTPQRKALLKALLLSFFKHGKIITTYPRAKELTPLAEKIITLAKKDTIHNRRLVYSWIQDREIVRKIFTEIAPKYQQRNGGYTRVLKASIRRGDAAQEAVVELV, from the coding sequence ATGAGACATCGTAAAGCATATAGAAAATTAAGTAAACCCACGCCTCAAAGAAAGGCATTATTGAAGGCTTTATTACTTTCCTTTTTTAAACATGGAAAAATTATAACTACTTATCCAAGAGCAAAAGAACTTACTCCTTTAGCGGAAAAAATTATTACTTTAGCCAAAAAAGACACTATACACAATCGTAGACTGGTTTATAGTTGGATTCAAGATAGAGAAATTGTTAGAAAGATATTTACTGAAATCGCACCTAAGTATCAACAAAGGAATGGGGGATATACAAGAGTATTGAAAGCAAGTATACGTAGAGGTGATGCAGCTCA